From a single Okeanomitos corallinicola TIOX110 genomic region:
- a CDS encoding formylglycine-generating enzyme family protein translates to MGESESKTDQQKNFHYSVAQTDSHTYIEGTPAPDELVKICDRIPEGNVDQKDIILQKKSLVTANSQYPVQQSANSIINVNEIGKFHNGDYINNISIINIITIHQDQVRDEKISEKVLDPTNSQKQLSLTLPELNSFEFEVVNLDDQGRETKRERKQAQYFPEDLGNGILLEMVSIQAGRFQMGASREEDGSPEDERPQHLVNIKPFFMGRYPITQAQWKAIANLPKINRHLNPEPSYFKGDNLPVERVSWYEAQEFCARISQKTGRIYRLPSEAEWEYACRARTSTPFYFGKIITTNLANYCCENENINSINHQCTTQVGKFPANEFGLYDIHGNVWEWCADYEHDDYQGAPSDGSAWVDDGEEYRILRGGSWVSRSNLCRSASRFSDSETSKDKEFGFRVVCDLI, encoded by the coding sequence ATGGGAGAATCAGAATCTAAAACGGATCAGCAAAAAAACTTTCATTATTCTGTAGCTCAAACAGATAGTCATACATATATTGAAGGGACTCCTGCACCTGATGAGTTAGTCAAGATATGCGATCGCATTCCTGAAGGTAATGTAGATCAAAAGGATATTATCCTACAGAAGAAATCTCTTGTAACAGCTAATAGTCAATATCCTGTACAACAGTCAGCGAATTCTATTATTAATGTAAATGAAATAGGTAAATTTCATAATGGCGATTATATTAATAATATTAGTATTATTAATATTATAACCATTCATCAAGACCAAGTTAGAGACGAAAAAATAAGTGAAAAAGTTTTAGATCCAACTAATTCACAAAAACAACTAAGTCTAACACTTCCAGAGCTTAATAGTTTTGAATTTGAAGTAGTCAATTTAGATGATCAAGGACGAGAAACAAAGCGAGAACGCAAACAAGCACAGTATTTTCCAGAAGATTTAGGAAATGGTATTTTACTGGAAATGGTTTCTATTCAAGCAGGGCGTTTTCAAATGGGTGCATCACGAGAGGAAGATGGATCACCAGAAGATGAACGTCCTCAACATTTAGTTAATATAAAACCCTTCTTTATGGGTAGATATCCCATTACTCAAGCGCAGTGGAAGGCTATTGCAAACCTACCAAAAATAAATCGCCACCTCAACCCTGAACCATCCTATTTTAAGGGAGATAATTTACCTGTAGAGAGAGTTTCTTGGTACGAAGCACAAGAATTTTGCGCTCGAATTTCACAAAAAACAGGACGAATTTACCGTTTACCAAGTGAAGCTGAATGGGAATATGCTTGTCGTGCGAGAACTTCAACGCCATTCTATTTTGGTAAAATAATCACAACTAATTTAGCCAATTATTGCTGTGAAAATGAAAATATTAATAGCATTAATCACCAATGTACAACACAAGTTGGTAAATTTCCAGCTAATGAATTTGGGTTATATGATATACACGGTAATGTCTGGGAGTGGTGTGCTGATTATGAACATGATGATTATCAAGGCGCACCCTCAGATGGTAGTGCATGGGTAGATGATGGTGAGGAATATCGTATTTTGCGTGGTGGTTCTTGGGTTTCTCGTTCAAATTTATGTCGTTCTGCCTCTCGCTTTTCCGACAGTGAAACATCTAAAGACAAAGAATTTGGTTTTCGGGTTGTTTGTGATTTGATTTAA
- a CDS encoding aminopeptidase P N-terminal domain-containing protein, giving the protein MQSEYRQRREQLMAKIGSGTAIFRSAPTAVMHNDVEYIYRQDSSFYYLTGFNEASAVAVLAPHHEEHRFILFVQPKDREKEVWSGYRCGVDAAKEIYGADEAYPIAELEEKLPQYLEKADRIYYHIGRDRHFNDIVIKHYQRLLRTYPKRGIGPTAIEDPSTVLHSLRLHKSNAELDLMRKAADIAVEAHNHALNITKPGRFEYEIQAEIEHLFRLRGGMGPAYPSIVAAGRNACVLHYIENNCQMQEKDLLLIDAGCAYGYYNSDITRTFPVSGKFTGEQKALYEIVLEAQKQAISEVKPGNAFDAPHKKAVGILTEGLVELGLLKGEIDKLIEEEKYKPFYMHGTSHWLGLDVHDVGIYKHGENPQLLQPGQVLTIEPGLYIVPDTQPAEDQPAIDPRWVGIGIRIEDDVLVTPGGNEVLTAGVPKEIEDVER; this is encoded by the coding sequence ATGCAATCAGAATATCGGCAACGTCGTGAGCAGTTAATGGCAAAAATAGGCAGTGGTACAGCGATTTTTCGTAGCGCACCTACAGCAGTGATGCACAACGATGTTGAGTATATTTATCGTCAAGATAGTAGTTTTTATTACTTAACTGGTTTTAATGAAGCGTCAGCGGTAGCGGTGTTAGCACCCCATCATGAAGAACATCGGTTTATTTTGTTTGTCCAACCCAAGGATAGGGAAAAAGAAGTGTGGAGTGGTTATCGCTGCGGGGTGGATGCTGCAAAGGAAATTTATGGTGCTGATGAAGCTTACCCTATTGCAGAGTTAGAGGAGAAGTTACCGCAATATTTAGAAAAAGCAGACCGGATATATTATCATATCGGACGCGATCGCCATTTTAATGATATCGTTATCAAACATTACCAAAGGTTACTGCGTACCTATCCCAAACGGGGAATCGGCCCGACAGCAATAGAAGATCCCAGCACAGTTTTACATAGTTTGAGATTACATAAAAGTAATGCTGAATTAGACTTAATGCGAAAAGCGGCTGATATTGCAGTGGAAGCACATAACCACGCTTTAAATATTACCAAACCCGGACGTTTTGAATATGAAATACAAGCAGAAATAGAACATCTTTTCCGTTTGCGGGGTGGAATGGGGCCTGCTTATCCTTCTATTGTTGCTGCGGGGAGAAATGCTTGCGTTTTGCACTACATCGAAAATAATTGTCAGATGCAAGAAAAGGACTTGTTATTAATTGATGCTGGTTGTGCTTACGGTTATTACAATTCTGATATTACCAGAACATTTCCGGTGAGTGGGAAATTTACAGGGGAACAAAAAGCATTATATGAAATTGTTTTAGAAGCACAAAAACAAGCGATATCAGAAGTAAAACCCGGAAATGCTTTTGATGCACCCCATAAAAAAGCTGTGGGGATTTTAACAGAAGGTTTAGTAGAATTGGGTTTATTGAAAGGGGAAATTGACAAATTAATAGAAGAGGAAAAATATAAACCATTTTATATGCACGGTACTAGTCATTGGTTAGGATTAGATGTTCATGATGTGGGAATTTATAAACATGGAGAAAACCCGCAACTTTTACAACCAGGACAGGTTTTGACTATAGAACCGGGATTATATATTGTACCTGATACCCAACCCGCAGAAGATCAACCAGCAATAGATCCGCGTTGGGTGGGAATTGGGATTAGAATTGAGGATGATGTGTTAGTTACCCCAGGGGGAAATGAGGTTTTAACTGCGGGAGTTCCTAAAGAAATTGAGGATGTAGAAAGATAA